The sequence below is a genomic window from Flavobacterium lipolyticum.
GTTAATTCTTGGATTTTTTATGAAGGCGTAATAGCCACGAAATATTAAAGCGTAAGCATCAAGTAGAAAAAGGCGTTTTTGTGACGACATAAGTACAATTTATCAATTCAATTTTCAAAGTTACGAATATCACTATAATATTAGGGAAGAAAATGCTTTGTTATTTGTTTTTCAGAAATAACAGAAGATTTGATAACTATTTTCTGAAAACTTTGAAAAATTGCAAACCAAAAGATTTTTTTTGCCGTAAGTAAATAAAAAACAATGCGTTATGAGAGAAAATTTATTTACACCAAGATCACTTTTTTTGATGGGATTAATGTCATTTTTAGGTGCATGTTCTAATGATGACGACAGAACTCCAATTCCTCAGCCAGAACCTGAACCAATGCCTAGTACTGCCCCTCCGGTAGACTTCACCGCATTAAGCAATGATAACAAAGTTTTTTACTTTAATGCCAAAGATTTAAAAACTCCTGTTCGTTCTTATTCGATAACAGGATTACAATCAGGCGAGAATATCATTAGTATTGACTACAGACCTGCTACAGGTCAATTGTATGGATTGGGCTCTACCAGCAGATTATATACCATAAATGAAAGTTCGGGATTGGCGACACCTTTAGGAACGGCATCTTTCTCTCCGGCAATTGAAGGAACATCGTCTTCTATAGATTTTAACCCCACAGTTGACAGGGTACGTCTGGTGTCTAATAACGGAAAAAATCTGAGATTGCATCCCGAACTCGGAACTGTAGCTGCAACCGACGGAAATATTAACGGGGTAGCGAATGCTCAGGTAGGAGCAATTGCCTATACCAATAGTCTTTCAGGAAGTACGACGACACAGCTTTTCGATATTGATTATGCTACGGATAAATTGTACCTGCAAAATCCCCCAAATGATGGAGCTCTTCAGGAAGTAGGAAGTTTAAAAGTTGATTTTTCGGGAGTTGGAGGTTTTGATATACAGCCCGATTCGAATTTGGGAATAGCGGTAAACAATAAAAATAGCCAATCAAGATTGTATACGATTAATTTAACGAATGGAGAAGCAACCTGGGTCGGGGTTTTTACACAGCAGATTGTTGAAGTAGCCTTTAAAACAAAACCTATCGCCTTCGCAACATCCGAAACAAACATTTTGTATCGATTTAATCCGGTTACAGGAACTTCAAATTCAGTTGCTCTGATGGGGATGAATACAAGCGAGCAGGTGGTTGGTTTAGATTTCAGGCCTGCAAACGGAACGCTTTATGCCCTGACCAATCAAAGCAGATTGTTAACGATTAATTCTTCAAACGGACAGGTGACCGCCGTTGGTGCTGGATTGTCTCCAACATTATCCGGACAAAATTTTGGGTTTGATTTTAATCCCACGGTTGACAGAATACGTGTAGTAAGCAATACAGGACA
It includes:
- a CDS encoding DUF4394 domain-containing protein; the encoded protein is MRENLFTPRSLFLMGLMSFLGACSNDDDRTPIPQPEPEPMPSTAPPVDFTALSNDNKVFYFNAKDLKTPVRSYSITGLQSGENIISIDYRPATGQLYGLGSTSRLYTINESSGLATPLGTASFSPAIEGTSSSIDFNPTVDRVRLVSNNGKNLRLHPELGTVAATDGNINGVANAQVGAIAYTNSLSGSTTTQLFDIDYATDKLYLQNPPNDGALQEVGSLKVDFSGVGGFDIQPDSNLGIAVNNKNSQSRLYTINLTNGEATWVGVFTQQIVEVAFKTKPIAFATSETNILYRFNPVTGTSNSVALMGMNTSEQVVGLDFRPANGTLYALTNQSRLLTINSSNGQVTAVGAGLSPTLSGQNFGFDFNPTVDRIRVVSNTGQNLRLHPDTGVVAATDLSLNPGTPSVTAAAYTNNFAQASTTQLFVIDSGTSSLYLQNPPNNGTLVLVGSLGVTATGMNGFDIGGNSNEAFAVLTVSGVQSVYKINLTTGTATKTVDFSPAVTSMTLGLGF